From a single Miscanthus floridulus cultivar M001 chromosome 8, ASM1932011v1, whole genome shotgun sequence genomic region:
- the LOC136470680 gene encoding probable receptor-like protein kinase At2g21480, translating into MARKYHVAVQPSIRPYAVVVATFHASSRRPQVPGKFAWCARTAADDKADVPSPLYATARVFKEEAVYSFPFTVPGWHFIRIYLFPIKACDVDLTSATFSVVTDDNVLLHSFTPENKPVMKEYVINATENHLALKFQPLKGSATFVNAIEVVNAPDELITDSALAVAPLGEITGVVHDAYQVLYRINVGGPTIGPANDTLGRRWETDAAYVQTKEAVKDVSVPTSTIKFPDGTSRLVAPTPVYASAAKMADADVGSPNFNLTWKVDVDPSFSYLVRLFFSDIVSKATNDLYFDVYISGRKAVSGLDLSTVTGGELAAPYYKDFVVNSSSLEGADGKGKLSVQVVPMGQDTGRIDALLNGIEVLKMSNSVGSLDGEFGVDMGFSSWLLPIHTGQSFTASGKGGYGSHKSGNTFSSTMGLGRFFSFVEIQMLSKLRHRHLVSLIGYCDENQEMIFLQAPALVWPCRDHGACCMRRLRTWSLSSDPGQLHVAGTCGFIAPEYSVGHKASRETHVFVFGALMLEVVTGQLALRAGDLRCPLLSECALSPPRRQKS; encoded by the exons ATGGCACGGAAG TATCACGTCGCTGTCCAACCGTCCATCCGTCCGTACGCCGTCGTGGTCGCTACGTTTCATGCCTCGTCGAGACGGCCGCAGGTGCCTGGCAAGTTCGCGTGGTGCGCGCGCACCGCCGCCGACGACAAGGCCGACGTGCCGTCACCGCTGTACGCCACCGCGCGGGTCTTCAAGGAGGAGGCCGTCTACAGCTTCCCGTTCACCGTGCCGGGGTGGCACTTCATCCGCATCTACCTCTTCCCGATCAAGGCCTGCGACGTGGACCTCACGTCGGCCACCTTCAGCGTCGTCACCGACGACAACGTCCTGCTGCACAGCTTCACCCCGGAGAACAAGCCGGTGATGAAGGAGTACGTGATCAACGCCACCGAGAACCACCTCGCGCTCAAGTTCCAGCCACTCAAGGGCTCCGCCACCTTCGTGAACGCCATCGAGGTGGTGAACGCGCCCGACGAGCTCATCACTGACTCGGCGCTGGCCGTCGCGCCGCTGGGCGAGATCACCGGCGTCGTGCACGACGCGTACCAGGTCCTGTACCGGATCAATGTCGGCGGCCCCACCATCGGCCCCGCCAACGACACGCTGGGCCGGCGGTGGGAGACCGACGCGGCGTACGTGCAGACCAAGGAGGCAGTGAAGGACGTGTCGGTGCCCACCAGCACCATCAAGTTCCCCGACGGGACGTCCCGGCTGGTGGCGCCGACGCCGGTGTATGCGAGTGCTGCCAAGATGGCGGACGCCGACGTGGGGAGCCCCAACTTCAACCTGACGTGGAAGGTGGACGTGGACCCGTCCTTTAGCTACCTGGTCCGCCTCTTCTTCTCCGACATCGTGAGCAAGGCCACCAACGACCTCTACTTCGATGTGTACATCAGCGGGCGCAAGGCCGTGTCAGGGCTGGACCTGTCCACGGTGACCGGCGGCGAGCTGGCGGCACCCTACTACAAGGACTTTGTGGTGAACTCGTCGTCGCTGGAGGGCGCGGACGGCAAGGGGAAGCTGAGCGTCCAGGTCGTGCCCATGGGGCAGGACACGGGGCGGATCGACGCGCTGCTCAACGGCATAGAGGTGCTCAAGATGAGCAACTCCGTGGGCAGCCTGGACGGCGAGTTTGGCGTGGACATGGGCTTCTCGTCGTGGCTGCTCCCCATCCACACTGGCCAGTCCTTCACCGCCAGTGGCAAGGGCGGGTACGGGTCCCACAAGAGCGGCAACACCTTCTCCTCCACCATGGGCCTGGGGCGGTTCTTCTCGTTCGTCGAGATCCAGATGTTGTCCAAGCTGCGGCACCGCCACCTGGTGTCCCTCATCGGCTACTGCGACGAGAACCAGGAGATGATTTTTCTCCAGGCTCCAGCACTCGTGTGGCCGTGCCGTGATCATGGCGCCTGCTGCATGCGGCGGCTGCGGACGTGGTCGCTCTCCTCT GACCCGGGGCAGCTGCACGTCGCCGGCACGTGCGGCTTCATCGCGCCCGAGTACTCCGTCGGCCATAAGGCGTCGCGGGAGACGCACGTGTTCGTGTTTGGTGCGCTAATGCTGGAGGTGGTCACGGGGCAGCTTGCGCTCcgcgccggcgaccttcggtgcCCGCTGCTGTCGGAGTGCGCTCTGTCCCCGCCACGTCGGCAAAAATCTTGA
- the LOC136478234 gene encoding pathogenesis-related protein PRB1-3-like: protein MECTSRSRRLSCCLLLAVCAVVLLVPAAAAPRRLLQTCPGQDFDVPHAHLRARNNVKPLKYTEEISARALQWALQFKGNCAAAAPAAGINVFLGGAGATWLPSHAVAAWAEEEEHYDYGSNSCSTGKACGRYTQMVWRDSKEFGCAIVQCDSGDTLMACHYEPRGNVMGQKPF, encoded by the coding sequence ATGGAGTGCACCTCAAGAAGCCGCCGGCTCTCGTGCTGCCTCCTCCTGGCGGTGTGCGCCGTCGTCCTACTAgtgccggcggcggccgcgcctCGCCGGCTGCTGCAGACGTGCCCGGGGCAGGACTTCGACGTGCCGCACGCGCACCTCCGCGCCCGGAACAACGTGAAGCCGCTCAAGTACACGGAGGAGATCTCCGCCCGGGCCCTGCAGTGGGCGCTGCAGTTCAAGGGCAACTgcgcggccgccgcgcccgccgccggcaTCAACGTCTTCCTCGGCGGTGCGGGCGCCacatggctgcccagccacgcgGTCGCCGCGTGggccgaggaggaggagcactACGACTACGGCTCCAACTCCTGCTCCACGGGCAAGGCGTGCGGCCGCTACACGCAGATGGTGTGGCGGGACAGCAAGGAGTTCGGCTGCGCCATCGTCCAGTGCGATTCTGGGGACACGCTCATGGCTTGCCACTACGAGCCGAGGGGCAACGTCATGGGACAGAAGCCGTTCTGA
- the LOC136478223 gene encoding U-box domain-containing protein 35-like: MGKYSDGKDAGEAGCGGSYPLVAVCIDKDKNSQNALKYATETLAHKGQTIVLVHVNTKGTSGGVEDAAGYKQPTDPQMKDLFLPFRCFCTRKDIHCKDVVLDDHDVAKSIVEFAAHAAIEKLVVGATARSGFVRFKAEICSSISKAAPDFCTVYVVSKGGKVTSVRQAVRQAPAVSPLRTMIQGPKPEPVHAQKWTPPPPSSGTPMFQENHIMSPFSRTTGHNAGSARKAFPEFSLPESSDISFIGSAPRRSTERYPPRLSNGSDGLDHQQHSFEASRTPNRWGDSFGNDSTSHSQTSTSSWCSQPSDEMEAEMKRLRLELKQTMDMYSTACKEALSAKQKAMELQRWKMDEEQRSQETRLTEESAMALIEQEKAKARAAIEAAEASQRLADFEAQKRISAEMTALKEAEERLRSMAAGARESVVRYRRYTIEEIEIGTDHFNDARKVGEGGYGPVYKGHLDHTPVAIKVLRPDAAQGRSQFQQEVEVLSCIRHPNMVLLLGACPEYGCLVYEYMANGSLDDCLFHRGAGGPVLSWQHRFRIAAEIAMGLLFLHQAKPEPLVHRDLKPGNILLDRNYVSKISDVGLARLVPPSVADNVTQCHMTSAAGTFCYIDPEYQQTGMLGVKSDVYSLGVMLLQIVTARPPMGLTHHVGRALERGTFADLLDPAVHDWPMEEAHRFAEVSLRCCELRRKDRPDLATVVLPELNRLRAFGEDNMDSCMAMSMSGRGGGGLHSSSTFHSNPYSQPRHDAASDPTRPHHVSHPSQSAMPTRRSNYN; the protein is encoded by the exons ATGGGCAAGTACAGCGACGGGAAGGACGCCGGCGAGGCCGGCTGCGGCGGCAGCTACCCGCTGGTGGCCGTGTGCATCGACAAGGACAAGAACAGCCAGAACGCCCTCAAGTACGCCACCGAGACGCTCGCCCACAAGGGCCAGACCATCGTCCTCGTCCACGTCAACACCAAGGGCACCTCAG GTGGGGTGGAGGACGCCGCCGGGTACAAGCAGCCGACGGACCCGCAGATGAAGGACCTCTTCCTCCCGTTCCGCTGCTTCTGCACGCGCAAAGAC ATCCACTGCAAGGACGTGGTGCTGGACGACCACGACGTGGCCAAGTCGATCGTCGAGTTCGCCGCGCACGCCGCCATCGAGAAGCTCGTCGTCGGCGCCACCGCCCGGAGCGGCTTCGTCAG GTTCAAGGCGGAAATTTGCAGCAGCATCTCAAAGGCCGCGCCGGACTTCTGCACCGTGTACGTCGTCTCCAAGGGCGGCAAGGTGACGTCGGTGCGGCAGGCCGTTCGGCAGGCGCCGGCCGTCTCGCCGCTCCGGACCATGATCCAGGGGCCCAAGCCGGAGCCGGTGCACGCGCAGAAATGGACGCCTCCTCCTCCGTCTTCCGGGACACCAATGTTTCAAGAAAACCACATCAT GTCGCCGTTCTCGAGGACGACGGGGCACAACGCGGGTTCGGCGCGGAAGGCGTTCCCGGAGTTCTCGCTGCCGGAGTCGTCGGACATATCCTTCATCGGCTCCGCCCCCCGCAGGAGCACGGAGCGGTACCCGCCGCGGCTGTCCAACGGGTCGGACGGCCTCGACCACCAGCAGCACAGCTTCGAGGCGTCGCGCACACCCAACCGGTGGGGCGACTCGTTCGGCAACGACAGCACGTCGCACTCCCAGACCAGCACCTCCTCCTGGTGCTCCCAGCCTTCGGACGAgatggaggcggagatgaagcGGCTGCGGCTGGAGCTGAAGCAGACCATGGACATGTACAGCACGGCGTGCAAGGAGGCGCTGAGCGCGAAGCAGAAGGCCATGGAGCTTCAGCGGTGGAAGATGGACGAGGAGCAGCGGTCGCAGGAGACGCGGCTGACGGAggagtcggccatggcgctcatCGAGCAGGAGAAGGCCAAGGCCAGGGCGGCCATCGAGGCGGCCGAGGCGTCGCAGCGGCTGGCGGACTTCGAGGCGCAGAAGCGGATTAGCGCGGAGATGACGGCGCTCAAGGAGGCCGAGGAGCGGCTCCGGTCCATGGCCGCCGGGGCGCGCGAGTCGGTGGTCCGGTACCGCAGGTACACCatcgaggagatcgagatcggcACCGACCACTTCAACGATGCCCGCAAGGTGGGCGAGGGCGGGTACGGCCCCGTGTACAAGGGCCACCTCGACCACACGCCCGTGGCCATCAAGGTGCTCCGGCCCGACGCGGCGCAGGGGCGGTCGCAGTTCCAGCAGGAGGTGGAGGTGCTGAGCTGCATCCGCCACCCCAACATGGTGCTCCTCCTGGGCGCCTGCCCCGAGTACGGCTGCCTCgtgtacgagtacatggccaACGGCAGCCTGGACGACTGTCTGTTCCACCGCGGCGCCGGCGGGCCGGTGCTCTCGTGGCAGCACCGGTTCCGCATCGCGGCGGAGATCGCGATGGGCCTGCTGTTCCTGCACCAGGCCAAGCCGGAGCCGCTGGTGCACCGCGACCTCAAGCCGGGCAACATCCTCCTGGACCGTAACTACGTGAGCAAGATCAGCGACGTCGGGCTGGCGCGCCTGGTGCCGCCGTCGGTGGCCGACAACGTCACGCAGTGCCACATGACGTCGGCGGCGGGCACCTTCTGCTACATCGACCCGGAGTACCAGCAGACAGGCATGCTGGGGGTGAAGTCGGACGTCTACTCCCTGGGCGTGATGCTGCTGCAGATCGTGACGGCGCGCCCGCCCATGGGGCTGACGCACCACGTCGGGCGCGCCCTGGAGCGCGGCACCTTCGCCGACCTCCTCGACCCGGCCGTCCACGACTGGCCCATGGAGGAGGCGCACCGCTTCGCCGAGGTCTCCCTCCGGTGCTGCGAGCTCCGGCGCAAGGACCGCCCCGACCTCGCCACCGTCGTGCTCCCCGAGCTCAACCGCCTGCGCGCGTTCGGCGAGGACAACATGGACTCCTGCATGGCCATGAGCATgagcggccgcggcggtggcggcttGCACAGCTCGTCCACCTTCCACAGCAATCCCTACTCGCAGCCACGACAC GACGCGGCGAGCGATCCGACGCGGCCGCACCACGTCTCGCACCCGAGCCAGTCCGCCATGCCTACACGGAGGTCCAACTACAACTGA